One Candidatus Omnitrophota bacterium DNA segment encodes these proteins:
- the leuC gene encoding 3-isopropylmalate dehydratase large subunit → MPYTIAEKILLAHCKQKALKPGEFIEASVDVALANDITAPLAISEFKKSGFKKVFNKNKIVLVPDHFAPAKDLKSANQCKILANFAKEQGIKNYFEIGSMGIEHAFLPEKGIVLPGDLVIGADSHTCTYGALGAYATGMGSTDLARAYIDGKCWLKVPATHKYIFKGKLNKWVGGKDLILYTIGKIGVDGALYKVMEFSGPVIKKLSMDNRFSMCNMAIEAGARAGLIEPDAITKKFVSGFKRKSKFYYSDPDAVYEKTYEWDVTDLEPLVACPHLPSNVKPARQLKNIKVDQVVIGSCTNGRISDLRIAASLLKGKKVAKGVKLIVFPATQKIYLEAVKEGLAEIFVKAGGVFSTPTCGPCLGGHMGILTDGEVAIATTNRNFLGRMGSPKSFVYLSNPAVAAASAVTGKITHPDEIVIARS, encoded by the coding sequence ATGCCATATACTATCGCAGAAAAAATATTATTAGCGCATTGTAAACAGAAGGCGCTCAAGCCGGGGGAGTTTATCGAGGCTAGCGTTGATGTTGCCCTGGCCAACGATATTACCGCTCCTCTTGCAATTTCCGAATTCAAAAAATCCGGTTTCAAAAAAGTATTCAATAAAAATAAAATTGTTTTAGTTCCTGATCATTTTGCCCCTGCTAAAGATTTAAAAAGCGCCAATCAGTGTAAAATTCTAGCGAATTTTGCCAAAGAGCAGGGAATCAAAAATTATTTTGAGATTGGTTCTATGGGTATTGAGCATGCGTTTTTACCAGAAAAAGGAATTGTTCTGCCCGGAGACCTGGTAATTGGCGCAGATTCTCATACTTGTACTTATGGAGCGTTAGGTGCATATGCCACCGGGATGGGCTCGACGGATCTAGCCCGCGCTTATATTGATGGTAAATGTTGGTTAAAGGTTCCTGCTACCCATAAATACATATTTAAGGGTAAGTTGAATAAATGGGTGGGGGGGAAAGATTTAATCCTTTATACCATTGGCAAGATCGGCGTGGATGGGGCATTATATAAAGTAATGGAGTTTTCTGGTCCGGTGATTAAAAAATTAAGTATGGATAATCGTTTTTCCATGTGCAACATGGCAATTGAGGCAGGCGCGCGCGCCGGGTTAATTGAGCCAGATGCTATTACCAAAAAATTTGTATCCGGGTTTAAACGTAAATCCAAATTCTATTATTCAGATCCTGATGCTGTTTATGAAAAAACATACGAATGGGATGTTACGGATTTAGAGCCATTGGTTGCTTGTCCGCATTTACCCAGCAATGTTAAGCCGGCTAGGCAGTTAAAAAATATAAAAGTTGATCAGGTAGTTATCGGCTCATGCACTAATGGCAGAATTTCGGATTTACGTATTGCAGCTTCTTTACTTAAGGGTAAAAAAGTAGCCAAAGGAGTAAAATTAATTGTTTTTCCGGCAACGCAAAAAATTTATCTGGAGGCGGTAAAAGAAGGGCTGGCGGAGATCTTTGTTAAGGCTGGCGGCGTTTTTTCGACGCCTACTTGTGGGCCATGCCTGGGCGGCCATATGGGTATTTTAACTGATGGCGAGGTGGCTATTGCTACAACCAACAGAAATTTTTTAGGTAGGATGGGTAGCCCTAAATCTTTTGTATATTTGTCTAATCCGGCGGTAGCTGCAGCCTCGGCTGTTACCGGTAAAATCACGCATCCGGATGAAATAGTCATTGCGAGGAGTTAA
- a CDS encoding 3-isopropylmalate dehydratase small subunit encodes MIIKGKVHKFSDDINTDDIIAAKYLVSTDAQELGKHCMETISPEFSQKVSPGDIIIAGNNFGCGSSREHAPLAIKGCGVSAVIAKSFAAIFFRNAINIGLPFLESADVDKINDGDVIEIDLSTGIINNITQDKNYKTQAFPDFLQQIVASGGLINYIKKHKQ; translated from the coding sequence ATGATTATTAAAGGTAAAGTCCATAAATTTAGTGATGATATTAATACTGATGATATCATTGCAGCTAAATACCTGGTTTCTACTGACGCGCAGGAATTAGGTAAGCATTGTATGGAAACCATTAGCCCTGAATTTTCTCAAAAGGTAAGTCCTGGTGACATAATTATTGCCGGAAATAACTTCGGTTGCGGTTCAAGCCGGGAACACGCGCCTTTGGCAATTAAAGGGTGCGGAGTTTCCGCGGTGATTGCTAAGAGTTTTGCGGCCATATTTTTCAGAAACGCCATTAATATCGGCCTGCCTTTTCTGGAATCTGCAGATGTCGATAAGATTAACGACGGTGATGTAATTGAAATAGATTTATCTACGGGTATAATTAATAATATAACACAGGATAAAAACTATAAGACGCAGGCCTTCCCGGATTTCTTGCAACAGATTGTCGCCAGTGGCGGCTTAATTAATTATATTAAAAAACATAAGCAATAA
- a CDS encoding 3-isopropylmalate dehydrogenase, translating to MYKIAVIPGDGTGPEVVSEGLKVLQAASKKFNFKYETKSFDFSGQRYLKTGKLVDDSDIEELKKYNAIYLGAVGDPNVKPGIIETGVLLKLRFALDQYINLRPVKLYNSAYCPLKDKKPEDIDFVVVRENSEGLYKGMGEFQDKGTADEVAIQISYNTRKGVERCIRYAFEYTRKRNKRKKLTLCGKTNVLTYAWDLWQRIFNEVAKEYPDVTTDYAHVDATTMWFVKNPEWFDVIVTDNMFGDIITDLGAMIQGGMGIAAGGNINPQGVSMFEPIGGSAPKYTGQNVINPLAAICAVGMMLENLGEDKAGKAIENTVINLVGHDLKSLAAGKMGYSTTEVGDLVVKKL from the coding sequence ATGTATAAGATAGCAGTAATACCAGGTGATGGGACGGGGCCAGAAGTAGTTTCTGAAGGGCTAAAAGTCTTGCAAGCGGCTTCTAAAAAGTTTAATTTTAAGTATGAGACAAAGTCTTTTGATTTTAGCGGGCAAAGGTACTTAAAAACGGGAAAACTGGTTGATGACAGCGATATTGAAGAATTAAAAAAATACAACGCAATCTATCTTGGCGCGGTGGGCGACCCGAATGTAAAACCCGGTATTATTGAGACGGGTGTGTTGCTTAAGTTAAGGTTTGCTCTTGATCAATATATCAACCTGCGTCCGGTCAAGCTCTATAATTCCGCCTATTGTCCTCTTAAGGATAAGAAGCCGGAGGATATTGATTTTGTAGTTGTGCGCGAGAATTCTGAAGGCCTCTATAAAGGCATGGGGGAGTTTCAGGACAAAGGAACTGCTGATGAAGTGGCTATTCAGATTTCTTACAATACTCGCAAAGGTGTTGAGCGATGTATCCGCTATGCTTTTGAATATACGCGTAAGCGTAATAAAAGAAAAAAACTCACCCTCTGCGGTAAAACCAATGTTTTGACCTATGCCTGGGATCTCTGGCAGCGAATATTCAATGAAGTAGCTAAAGAATATCCTGATGTAACTACTGATTATGCCCATGTTGATGCAACGACGATGTGGTTTGTGAAGAATCCTGAATGGTTTGATGTGATTGTTACGGATAATATGTTCGGTGATATTATTACGGATTTAGGGGCAATGATTCAGGGTGGAATGGGAATTGCTGCCGGAGGCAATATTAATCCGCAGGGGGTTTCTATGTTTGAACCAATCGGCGGAAGCGCTCCGAAATATACAGGTCAAAATGTAATTAATCCTTTAGCTGCGATTTGTGCTGTAGGTATGATGCTTGAGAATTTAGGTGAAGATAAAGCGGGCAAAGCAATTGAGAATACGGTAATTAACTTGGTGGGACATGATTTAAAATCATTAGCCGCAGGGAAAATGGGATATTCTACTACTGAGGTTGGAGATTTAGTAGTAAAAAAATTATAA
- a CDS encoding aspartate-semialdehyde dehydrogenase, which yields MKKYNVVVIGAGVVGIEILRVLKQRNFPIDTLKVFARSARDINVDGVVYSVESITPDGFNGIDIALFAGTEGEKGAAVTYAAEAVKRGAVVIDNGADFRMDPKVPLVVPEVNAADVKKHKGIIANPNCSTIQMVVALNPIHKKVGIKKIIVTTLQASSGAGKGAVEQLNEETNLIVQGGCENINVQAQKKAMPQQLAYNCFPHIGSFVEGDYTNEEWKLINETHKIMHAPKIKISATTVRVAVRTGHSESVYIETAKPITPEQAKKILARSPGVVVMDDPKNHLYPMPKDVEGKDETFVGRIRQDVFNKKGLWLWVVADNLRKGAATNAVQIAECIISSSK from the coding sequence ATGAAAAAATATAATGTTGTGGTAATCGGAGCAGGGGTAGTCGGGATTGAGATACTGCGGGTCCTAAAGCAGCGTAATTTTCCTATTGATACTTTAAAGGTTTTTGCCCGTTCCGCTCGCGATATTAATGTTGATGGAGTTGTTTATTCAGTTGAGTCGATTACTCCTGATGGTTTTAACGGGATAGATATTGCCTTATTTGCAGGAACAGAAGGAGAGAAGGGCGCTGCGGTTACTTATGCGGCGGAAGCGGTAAAAAGAGGCGCCGTGGTTATTGATAATGGGGCGGATTTTCGTATGGACCCTAAAGTGCCTCTAGTTGTTCCGGAGGTTAATGCTGCCGATGTTAAAAAACATAAAGGAATTATTGCTAATCCTAATTGTTCGACAATTCAAATGGTGGTAGCTCTAAATCCTATTCATAAAAAAGTAGGGATTAAAAAAATTATTGTTACTACCTTGCAGGCTTCAAGCGGAGCCGGTAAAGGAGCGGTTGAACAATTAAATGAAGAGACGAATTTAATTGTTCAGGGTGGCTGTGAGAATATTAACGTTCAGGCGCAAAAGAAAGCTATGCCACAACAGTTAGCGTACAATTGTTTTCCGCATATCGGTAGTTTTGTGGAAGGCGATTATACTAATGAAGAGTGGAAATTGATTAATGAAACACATAAGATTATGCATGCGCCAAAGATTAAGATTTCCGCAACCACGGTACGGGTTGCGGTTAGAACCGGGCATTCAGAATCTGTATACATTGAAACTGCTAAGCCTATAACCCCTGAGCAGGCTAAAAAAATCCTTGCCCGTTCCCCGGGAGTTGTGGTTATGGATGATCCTAAGAATCATTTATATCCCATGCCTAAGGATGTCGAGGGAAAGGATGAAACATTTGTCGGGCGTATTCGCCAGGATGTCTTTAATAAAAAAGGTTTATGGCTGTGGGTAGTGGCGGATAATCTACGTAAAGGCGCTGCCACAAATGCTGTCCAAATTGCCGAATGCATAATTTCAAGCTCCAAATAG
- the truA gene encoding tRNA pseudouridine(38-40) synthase TruA — protein MHNFKLQIEYDGSRYYGWQEQNGKNASYQVNKTIQYSLEKVLKQILQEDVKLIVAGRTDSGVHALAQVANFKSSTKMPLDRLRWALNCLLPEDIKVTRIQYVDLDFNSRFCAKSKIYRYTVLNRKYSSPLSAGKVYFFHYPLDVRLMRSEANVLLGRHNFKSFQATELRQRNPIRTIKSIKIAKDKDFLYIDIEADSFLYNMVRNIAGTLLEIGRGRFSEGSMSKILKSRKRSCAGPTLPAKGLCLVRVKY, from the coding sequence ATGCATAATTTCAAGCTCCAAATAGAGTATGACGGCAGCCGTTATTACGGATGGCAGGAGCAGAATGGAAAGAACGCCAGTTACCAGGTAAACAAGACTATTCAATATTCCCTAGAGAAAGTCCTCAAGCAAATCCTCCAGGAAGATGTTAAGCTTATTGTTGCTGGCCGTACAGATTCAGGCGTGCATGCGCTTGCTCAAGTAGCAAATTTTAAAAGTTCAACTAAAATGCCTCTTGATAGATTGCGCTGGGCTCTAAATTGCCTTCTACCTGAAGATATAAAGGTAACGCGGATTCAGTATGTAGACTTGGATTTCAACAGCCGATTTTGCGCTAAATCTAAAATTTACCGTTATACGGTTTTAAATCGGAAATATTCTTCACCTCTTTCGGCAGGAAAGGTATATTTTTTCCATTATCCTCTGGATGTGAGATTGATGCGTAGCGAAGCAAATGTTCTTCTTGGTAGGCATAATTTTAAATCTTTTCAGGCAACTGAATTAAGACAGAGAAACCCTATACGCACAATTAAGAGTATCAAGATTGCTAAAGATAAGGATTTTTTATATATTGATATTGAGGCAGATAGTTTTTTGTATAATATGGTTAGAAACATTGCAGGTACTCTGCTAGAGATAGGTAGAGGGCGGTTCTCTGAAGGGAGTATGAGTAAAATATTGAAATCACGTAAACGTAGTTGTGCTGGGCCAACATTGCCGGCAAAGGGATTGTGTTTAGTTAGAGTAAAATATTAA
- the rplM gene encoding 50S ribosomal protein L13 — MKKTYIAKPEDIKMKWYIADAKGQTLGRLAARIATILRGKHKPIFTPHLDTGDGVIVINAALIKVTGRKLKQKVYRRYSGYPGGQREVTLEVLLAKKPTTVMHLAVERMLPHGPLGRDLIKKLRVFADDKHNLTGVKPVVLEAKK, encoded by the coding sequence ATGAAAAAGACATATATTGCTAAACCAGAAGACATTAAAATGAAGTGGTATATTGCCGATGCCAAGGGCCAGACGCTTGGAAGATTAGCAGCCAGGATTGCCACTATCTTAAGAGGTAAGCACAAGCCGATTTTTACTCCTCATTTAGATACCGGTGATGGTGTGATTGTGATTAATGCTGCTTTGATTAAGGTGACCGGACGTAAACTTAAACAGAAAGTTTACCGTAGGTACTCAGGTTACCCCGGCGGCCAGCGTGAAGTAACATTAGAGGTGCTTTTAGCTAAGAAACCTACCACAGTTATGCATTTAGCTGTTGAGAGGATGCTTCCCCATGGACCATTGGGAAGGGACTTGATTAAAAAATTAAGAGTTTTTGCTGATGATAAACATAATTTAACAGGCGTAAAACCGGTTGTTTTGGAGGCTAAAAAATAA
- the rpsI gene encoding 30S ribosomal protein S9 — MSDSVKYIALGRRKESTARVRMEPGTGLITVNGRSFEKYFLRETDRIIVLQPLALTETKAKFDVAARLSGGGMTGQAGALRLGIARALLNADESFKAIFRKNGYLTRDPRMKERKKYGQKGARKRFQWTKR; from the coding sequence ATGAGTGATTCTGTTAAATATATTGCTTTAGGTAGGCGTAAGGAATCAACTGCCAGAGTACGTATGGAGCCAGGAACAGGCTTGATTACGGTTAATGGCAGGTCTTTTGAGAAATATTTCTTACGTGAGACAGATAGGATTATTGTCTTGCAACCTTTGGCACTTACTGAGACTAAGGCTAAATTTGATGTTGCAGCTAGGCTTAGTGGAGGCGGAATGACCGGCCAAGCAGGTGCTTTACGCTTAGGTATTGCCCGAGCGCTTTTAAATGCAGATGAAAGTTTTAAGGCTATTTTTCGCAAAAACGGATATTTAACACGCGATCCGCGCATGAAGGAACGCAAGAAATACGGACAGAAAGGCGCACGTAAACGCTTCCAGTGGACAAAGAGATAA
- a CDS encoding IS30 family transposase translates to MTALNQSAIGTLVERKTRLTLLVKLIKKDALTVREAFSAKFNNLPKHLKKSLTYDQGQEMAEHQQFTQETSILVYFAHPHSPWERGTSENTNMLVRDFFPKGTDFSKISENKLQEVQNMLNDRPRKVLDWYTPNEAFSKSVALETRM, encoded by the coding sequence GTGACAGCTTTAAATCAATCAGCTATTGGAACATTGGTCGAACGTAAAACGCGCTTAACCCTATTGGTTAAGCTAATTAAAAAAGATGCCCTTACCGTGCGAGAAGCTTTTAGCGCAAAATTTAACAATCTACCTAAACATCTTAAGAAATCGCTGACGTATGACCAGGGCCAAGAAATGGCAGAGCATCAACAATTTACCCAAGAAACAAGCATATTAGTTTATTTTGCTCATCCTCACTCTCCTTGGGAGCGAGGAACCAGCGAAAATACAAACATGTTAGTTCGAGACTTTTTTCCCAAAGGGACGGATTTTTCAAAGATCTCAGAAAACAAGCTTCAAGAAGTTCAAAATATGCTTAATGACAGGCCTCGAAAAGTTTTAGACTGGTATACACCAAATGAGGCCTTTAGTAAATCTGTTGCGCTAGAAACTAGAATGTAA
- the argC gene encoding N-acetyl-gamma-glutamyl-phosphate reductase, which yields MVINVGIIGATGHTGEILIELLLCHPNVRITHLYNSGKNGQSVCIISDVFPKFKKRLDLVCGKPDFNQIKNDCDLVFLALPHTVSMKFAPKLLKLGKKVIDLSADYRIKNPSVYEKAYKVTHLDKANLKEAIYGLPELNRAKIKTARLLANPGCYPTSAILGLAPLLAVCFVDTDSIIIDAKSGVSGAGKKVEKEYLFSEIQGDFRAYKVNVHQHSPEINQSLSKISGKKIEAVFVPHLLPIERGILSTIYLKKVQGAKLKVKNIVELYKKFYKNEPFIRIKPDGVFPRIKDVVKTNFCDIGVKDFGSTIIVICAIDNLLKGASAQAVQNMNIMYKLPETAGLL from the coding sequence ATGGTTATTAATGTTGGAATAATCGGAGCAACCGGGCATACCGGAGAAATTTTAATTGAACTTTTACTTTGCCACCCCAATGTTAGGATTACACATCTTTACAATAGTGGGAAAAACGGCCAAAGTGTTTGTATTATTTCCGATGTTTTTCCGAAATTTAAGAAGAGGTTAGATTTGGTTTGTGGCAAGCCGGATTTTAATCAGATAAAAAATGATTGCGATCTGGTCTTTTTGGCTCTGCCGCATACAGTATCTATGAAATTTGCGCCTAAACTATTGAAGCTGGGCAAGAAAGTTATCGACTTAAGTGCTGATTATAGAATAAAGAATCCGTCGGTATATGAGAAAGCTTATAAAGTAACGCATCTGGATAAGGCTAATCTCAAAGAAGCAATTTATGGTCTGCCTGAATTAAACCGGGCTAAGATTAAAACTGCTAGGCTCTTGGCAAATCCGGGATGTTATCCAACTTCTGCAATCCTTGGGCTTGCTCCATTATTGGCAGTATGCTTCGTGGATACAGATTCAATTATTATTGATGCTAAGTCCGGAGTAAGCGGTGCAGGAAAAAAGGTAGAAAAAGAATATTTATTTTCCGAGATTCAGGGAGATTTTCGGGCCTATAAAGTTAATGTGCATCAGCATTCACCAGAAATAAACCAGAGCCTTTCTAAGATATCCGGAAAAAAGATCGAAGCGGTATTTGTGCCGCATTTATTGCCTATTGAGCGGGGAATTCTTTCAACGATTTACCTTAAGAAAGTTCAGGGTGCTAAGCTTAAGGTAAAGAATATAGTAGAATTATATAAGAAATTTTATAAGAATGAACCTTTTATTCGCATCAAGCCGGATGGTGTTTTTCCTAGAATCAAGGACGTGGTAAAGACCAATTTCTGTGATATTGGGGTAAAAGATTTTGGCTCAACCATCATTGTTATTTGTGCTATCGACAATTTATTAAAAGGCGCATCAGCTCAGGCTGTACAAAATATGAATATCATGTATAAGCTGCCAGAAACAGCAGGATTATTATGA
- the argJ gene encoding bifunctional glutamate N-acetyltransferase/amino-acid acetyltransferase ArgJ, with the protein MKKISKAILPAGFKANGISCGLKKSGKSDLALIYSALPAVASAKFTTNSIIAAPLIICKKYLKSAKKIQAVLINSGNANCFTGKVGIKDAQASCEFVARKLKIAETSVLVNSTGIIGKRLNIGKIKRGIPELVSGLSVSGIHKAELAIMTTDTFAKEISLNLHIGSKLVHICAIAKGAGMIAPNMATMLCFIMTDAAISKQVLDKALGRAVEKTFNCISVDGCMSTNDMVLVLANGAAGNRSISRGKDLQDFSKALEFICLKLAKMIVLDAEGATKFIQIDVCQAKNWQEAKRAALSIANSALFKTTVFGQNPNFGRVAAAVGASGAGIKEGQLKIKLGSLKTKFVRLQVSLSSGKASCTVFTSDLSPEYIKINAAYN; encoded by the coding sequence ATGAAAAAGATTTCAAAAGCAATTCTGCCGGCAGGTTTTAAGGCAAACGGAATCTCCTGTGGATTAAAGAAATCAGGCAAGTCTGATCTAGCCTTGATCTATTCAGCACTTCCCGCTGTAGCTAGCGCAAAATTTACAACTAACAGTATTATTGCTGCCCCTTTAATAATCTGCAAAAAATATCTAAAATCAGCAAAAAAAATTCAGGCTGTTTTGATTAATAGTGGTAATGCCAATTGTTTTACCGGTAAAGTGGGAATTAAAGATGCTCAAGCTTCTTGTGAATTTGTTGCGAGGAAATTAAAAATCGCAGAAACGAGCGTTCTGGTTAATTCTACGGGAATTATTGGTAAGAGATTAAATATAGGAAAAATTAAACGGGGTATTCCTGAACTAGTTAGTGGATTATCTGTTTCTGGGATACATAAAGCAGAACTTGCGATTATGACCACGGATACTTTCGCTAAAGAAATAAGCTTGAATTTGCATATTGGAAGTAAGTTGGTGCATATCTGTGCTATAGCCAAGGGTGCGGGTATGATTGCTCCGAATATGGCGACTATGCTTTGTTTTATTATGACTGATGCCGCAATTAGTAAGCAGGTCCTAGATAAAGCACTGGGTAGGGCCGTAGAAAAAACATTTAACTGTATTTCTGTTGATGGATGCATGAGCACTAATGATATGGTTTTAGTTTTAGCTAATGGGGCTGCTGGGAATAGAAGTATTTCCAGAGGCAAGGACCTGCAAGACTTTTCTAAGGCCCTGGAGTTTATTTGCCTGAAGCTGGCCAAGATGATAGTTTTGGATGCTGAAGGCGCTACTAAATTTATTCAGATTGATGTCTGTCAGGCAAAAAATTGGCAGGAAGCAAAAAGGGCAGCTTTGAGTATTGCAAACTCCGCGCTTTTTAAAACTACTGTTTTTGGCCAGAATCCTAATTTCGGCAGGGTAGCTGCGGCAGTTGGAGCAAGTGGGGCCGGAATTAAAGAAGGACAGTTAAAAATAAAATTAGGTTCATTAAAAACAAAGTTTGTAAGATTACAGGTGAGTTTATCCAGTGGCAAAGCCAGTTGTACGGTTTTTACCTCTGATCTTAGCCCTGAATATATAAAAATAAACGCCGCATATAACTAA
- the argB gene encoding acetylglutamate kinase produces the protein MHKKGIMEDAIRKADVLIEALPYIKRFHKKVIVIKYGGSILGDEKIRTGVLEDIVFLNFMGLRPILVHGGGPNISDRMRATGKKTEFVEGMRVTDEETLKLVEEELLVLNKLIVKELNELGVKAVGLNGKDDDLIQVEKKKTKVDIGLVGQIKGVNVQLLNEELKKDKIAVILPMGHGKDKKTYNVNADEVAASIASDMQAEKFVLLTNVKGIMRNADDPHSFISTLTVDEVNGLIDNKIIQQGMIPKVTACVEALKGGVKKTHIIDARTPHALLLEIFTDQGIGTEIIR, from the coding sequence ATGCACAAGAAAGGTATTATGGAAGACGCTATCAGAAAAGCAGATGTTTTAATCGAAGCATTGCCTTACATAAAGAGGTTCCACAAAAAAGTAATTGTTATCAAATATGGCGGAAGTATTCTAGGAGATGAAAAAATCCGCACTGGTGTCCTGGAGGATATTGTTTTTTTGAATTTTATGGGTTTGCGCCCCATCCTTGTACATGGAGGAGGTCCGAATATCAGTGACCGGATGCGTGCCACCGGTAAGAAAACCGAGTTTGTTGAGGGGATGAGGGTTACCGATGAGGAAACGTTAAAATTAGTGGAAGAAGAATTATTGGTTTTAAATAAATTGATCGTAAAAGAGCTCAATGAGTTGGGGGTGAAGGCTGTGGGCTTAAATGGTAAGGATGATGATTTGATTCAGGTTGAAAAAAAGAAAACTAAAGTAGATATTGGTTTAGTTGGCCAAATTAAAGGTGTTAACGTGCAACTGTTGAATGAGGAGCTCAAAAAAGACAAAATTGCCGTAATTCTGCCTATGGGGCATGGAAAAGACAAGAAAACCTATAATGTTAATGCGGATGAGGTTGCTGCTAGCATTGCTTCAGATATGCAGGCAGAAAAATTTGTTTTGTTGACTAATGTTAAAGGGATTATGCGCAATGCCGATGACCCGCATTCTTTTATCTCTACTTTAACGGTTGATGAAGTAAACGGATTAATTGACAATAAGATTATTCAGCAAGGAATGATTCCTAAAGTTACTGCTTGCGTAGAAGCATTAAAAGGCGGGGTGAAGAAGACTCATATTATCGATGCGCGTACGCCGCATGCTTTGCTTTTAGAGATTTTTACTGACCAGGGTATCGGAACTGAGATAATAAGATAA
- a CDS encoding aspartate aminotransferase family protein: protein MKIEEIFQTYEDNIMPTYNKVPLIFVKGKGSKLWDIHGKLYLDFFPGWGVGNLGHCHPKVMQGVRDQISKLIFIPNNYYHPFQAKLAKELIFQSFPGKVFFANSGAEANEGAIKLARKFGQGRYEIITFENAFHGRTLAALAATGQKKYQNGFEPMPEGFKQVKFNDIKAVKQALTDKTCAIMLELIQGEGGINVAEKDFVLSLRKICDEKKLLLIIDEVQTGVGRTGKMFCYQNYGVTPDVMTLAKALGGGLPIGVMIAKKEPADLLVSGMHASTFGGGPVICRAALGVFKAMQEDKILKNCQNMGKYILERLNLLKMKYLVIKKIKGMGLMLGMELDMDGKQIVDKCIEKGLLINCTHGKVLRLMPALNITKKEIDKALEILERVLADV from the coding sequence ATGAAAATCGAAGAGATATTTCAAACATATGAAGATAATATAATGCCTACCTATAACAAGGTGCCGCTTATATTTGTTAAGGGGAAAGGTTCCAAGCTTTGGGATATTCATGGGAAGCTGTATCTGGATTTTTTTCCGGGTTGGGGAGTAGGTAATTTAGGGCACTGCCATCCTAAAGTTATGCAGGGAGTTAGGGATCAAATCAGTAAATTGATATTTATACCGAATAATTACTATCATCCTTTTCAGGCAAAGTTGGCTAAAGAATTAATTTTTCAGAGTTTTCCAGGTAAAGTATTCTTCGCAAACTCCGGAGCAGAGGCAAATGAAGGGGCGATTAAATTAGCCAGAAAATTCGGACAGGGAAGATATGAAATAATTACTTTTGAGAATGCTTTTCATGGCAGGACATTGGCTGCTTTAGCTGCTACCGGCCAGAAGAAATACCAGAATGGTTTTGAGCCTATGCCGGAAGGCTTTAAGCAGGTTAAGTTTAATGATATAAAGGCAGTTAAACAGGCACTGACAGATAAAACTTGTGCTATTATGCTTGAGCTTATCCAGGGTGAGGGTGGGATAAATGTTGCTGAGAAAGATTTTGTTTTATCACTTAGGAAAATATGCGATGAAAAAAAATTACTTTTGATTATCGATGAGGTGCAAACCGGCGTAGGCAGGACAGGTAAGATGTTCTGCTATCAGAATTATGGTGTAACTCCTGATGTAATGACTTTAGCCAAAGCTTTAGGTGGAGGTTTGCCTATCGGAGTAATGATAGCCAAGAAAGAGCCGGCTGATTTACTAGTTTCTGGTATGCATGCTTCTACCTTTGGAGGAGGCCCGGTAATTTGTAGGGCAGCCTTAGGGGTTTTTAAAGCTATGCAGGAGGATAAGATTCTGAAGAATTGCCAGAATATGGGCAAGTATATTTTAGAAAGATTGAACTTATTAAAAATGAAGTATCTAGTGATTAAGAAAATAAAAGGTATGGGATTAATGCTGGGTATGGAATTAGATATGGACGGTAAACAGATTGTAGATAAATGCATAGAGAAGGGGTTATTGATTAATTGCACCCATGGTAAGGTTCTAAGATTGATGCCGGCGTTGAATATAACAAAAAAAGAGATAGACAAAGCGTTAGAAATTTTAGAAAGAGTTTTAGCGGATGTTTAG